A window of Mustela lutreola isolate mMusLut2 chromosome X, mMusLut2.pri, whole genome shotgun sequence genomic DNA:
ggctcaggtcatgatcccagaatttcTAGAACAAATCCCTCaacatctttttgtttgtttttcatgacaTTGGACTTTTGAATGCTGCAGCCAATTTTCCTTTAGAATGTCCCACAAtctatatttttcagtttcttcatgatTAGATTCTAGTTAAACATTTTTGGCAAAAATACTACATAAGTGGAATTATATATTTAACACTGTACATCAAAAGGCATATAATGTCAGTTTACCTCAATCTTGGTTAAACTGGTGACCAACTATCTTTCCAGTTAAATGCATCTATTCTCTTAGTAATTATTAAGTCATCTGTGGGTCAACTTCAATACCTTATTCTCTAATAATATTTAACTTGATGATTTTATCATTCATTGATTATCCTGGCCTAAATCAATTGTGACATTGTATGCTGCATTTATTAATTagtattcttattttaagaaGAATTCATTCCCCaacttttatctttcattcttcactcttttaaaaaatattttgtactggggatgtctgggtggctcagtcagttaagtgtctgccttcagctcaggtcatgatcccaaggtcctgggatcgagtgctgcatcatgctccttgctcagcaggggagcctgcttctccctctgtctgccgctctccctgcttgtgtgtgttctgacaaataaataaataacatcttaaaaaatagtttaaaaatatttttgcactaagtagattataaatttttaaaagcagatgcTTCTTCTATTCTTCTATATGCCTTTGTTACAGTACCTCGTGTCTTACTAGATGTCTTAGATTGAAAGGTACAAACGAGAGAAATCATAATCCTACTTCATGTTACTAATAACATTTAATAATGACTGTTTCCACTACTGAGAACTCATCATACACCACACACAAGGCTGAAAACTTTAaatgcctgtttttttttaattatgacaaCAATTCTACAAAGTAGACATTATTCTTATCTGGTTTACCTAAGTTataactgaggcccagagaacttAATCATCTCAGAGAGGTTATTTAATAATGAATTGCTGATGATCACATCAACTTCTGAAATCAGGGATTCTGTGATCTGACTCTGAGCTAAAAtctaggcagaaaaaaaaattattcctagtACAATAGAATGTTTAGGGTTCTGTGAAATTGAATGTTTTAAGACCTTAACAAACCTATCTGAACAATGTTATAGACTATAATTAAAGATGcattagttgttgttgttgttgttgttgttgttgttttaagtaggctctgcacccagtatggagcccaatgccaggctcaaactcacaacctcaagaccaagacctgagccaggaTCAAGatttggacgcttaactgactaaaccacccaggtgctccaggtcTACTCTTTTCTAACAGTATCCAGTAAATAATTATATGTCCCATTGATGGTTATTCTAAATGTCTACAAGGCATTCTGTATACCATATCTCTTTTAATCTCCATGAGATACCTCAAGTAAGTTTTAGTTTAATGTCAACAGAAACAAGGATGtggataaaaaaatcaatagctttGAAAACTGCAAGACTGTCTTTCAAAGTGGTCATAAAATTTCTTATACTCAACAGCAATGAATGACAGTTCCTGGTTCTCCACATCCTTTTCTGCATTGggtgttgtcagtgtttgggATTTTCTAAGAAGTGTGTAGcagtatctcactgtagttttaatttacaatttTGGCTTTATTAGtaatttctaccaaacatttaagaaagaatacCAAtcctgggtgcctgtgtggctcagctggctaagcagctgccttcagctcaagtcatgatcccagggtcctggggtctagtcccacgtctggctcctGTGGGATTCTGctactccctttccttctgcctgctgctctgccagaTTGTGCTCTcagtctctgttaaataaataaataaatcttgggaaaaaaaaaaaaaagaaagaataccaatccttcttaaactcttccaaaaaattgaagaggcaAGAAGATTCCCAAACTCATTTGTAAAGGATTTGTTATCCTAATAACAAAGACAAGGAcactacaagaaaggaaaattaaaggacAGTATCACTGACTGATATAGATGCAAAACTcttcaataaaatactagaaaagaaaattcaacagcacattaaaaggattgtaCAACAAGATTAATTTAGTATTATTCCTAGGATACAAGGATGCTTCTACCtatgaaaatcaataaatgtgatacgcCACATTACCAAGATGAAAGATAAAGATCAcataatctcaatagatgcagtaaaagcatatgacaaaattcaacattctttcatgataaaagctctcaacaaattaggtatagaaggaatgtacttcaacaaaataaaagcatatgtgaCACAGAACATCATACACAGGAAAAAGCTGAAATCTTTTCCTCTAacatcaggaataagacaagggtgCCTACTatcatcacttctattcaacatagttctagaaaTTCTAGCCAGAGCAGTTTGGCAAGACAGGGGGGAAAAACAACCAAATCctaaaagaagaagcaaaattgtagctatttgcagatggcatctTATAGAGGGAAATTCTGAAAGATTCTACAAAAACCTgtcaaaactaaataaatgaactcaGAAAAGctgcagggtacaaaatcaacatacaaaattccccttgtttctatatactaaaaataaactaCTAAATAAACTTAAGGTATAAAGTTCTTATACCTTAAGAACACAACCccatttacaatagtatcaaaagaataaaatacttaggagtaaatttaaccaggaagttaaagatctgtactctgaaaactataaaactaatgaaacaaattgaggaggacacaaataaatggaaatatatttggtgttcatggattagaaaaaataatgttgTTATAATGTCCAttttacccaaagcaatccataGATTTAGTATATTCCctttcaaaattccaatggtggggcgcctgggtggctcagtcattaagcattaagtgtctgccttaggctcaggtcatgatcccagcatccagcCAGCATCAGgctgctccctgctccacgggaagcctgctttccctctcctagtccccctgcttgtgtcccccctctctctgtgtctctgtctgtcaaataaataaaatcttaaaaaaataaaataaaattccaatggcatgtttcacagaaatagaaaaaaaatccccaaatttttATAGAACCACAAAAGTTCCCAAGTAGCTAAAGCAATGTTGAGCAAGAATAACAAAGCTGGATGCCTCACACTTATTGACTTAAAATTTATCACAAAGCTACAGTTATCAAAACtatatggtactagcataaaaacgaatacatagaccaatgaaacagaataaaaagccccaaagtaaatacatacatatattgtcaactaatatttgacaagggagccaagaatacttaaCAGGGAAAGGATggtattttcaataaatggtgctgaaaaaactcgatatccacatacaaaggaatgaaattagacccttacatcatatacaaaagtaaagtcaaaatgttttcaaaatttaaatataaaacctgaaatcataaaactcctagcaGAAAACATAGAGGGTAAACTCCTTGATATTGGTCTtgacaatgactttttttttttatttgacaacaaaagcataagcaacaaaagcaaaaacaaacaagttagacttcatcaaaataaaatgtttctgaataacaaaggaaaaaattaaaaaataaaaaggcaaattatggaatgggagaaaatatttgctaatcatatctgataaggggttaatatccaaaatatataatgaattcatataactcaatagccaaaaaacataaccatttaaaaatgagcaaaggacctgaatatacattttttcaaagaagacatacaaatagacaaagataaatgaaaagatactaaTATCAGtaatcttcagggaaatgcagatgaaaaccacagtgtgattatcacttcacacctgtcagaaggatTATTATCAAAAACTCAAAAAAGATAAGTATTggtgaggagatggaaaaaacCTTGCGCatagctggtgggaatgtaaattgattcaGCCATTTAGGAGCACAGTATGGAGGttacttgaaaaattaaaaataggactactaTATGGTCCATCAATCCCCCTTCTGGGtataaatctgaaagaaataaaattactatcTCAAAGAACTATCTGCACTCCCATCTTTATTGTAGCAATATTCACAGTAGCCAgggtatggaagcaacctaagtatccatcaagAGATGATGGGCAAAAAAATATGTGGATACatgcataaaatggaatattattcagtctttaaaaagaaggaaatcctgcacttgggacaacatagatgaacttggaggacattatgctaagtgaaataggtcagacacagaaagacaaatattccattttcttatttatatgtgaaatctggAAGGGGGATTGCTGATCATATAGTACtcctatctttaatttttcaaggaactTCCATAATGGGATCAGGCTATCTAGTTCATATCAGCTCTATTATTAACTTCTGGTGGGGCCATGGGAAATTCTGACCATCTCTGTGTATCAATTccctcatttgaaaaataagctTAATAATACTTTCAGTTGGTCCTCATCTGTTTTCCTAGAGCCCCCTGcacttgctatttattttctaggCGAAAGGCATAGATGTTGTTCAGGATTACACTGAAAGAATTAAGAACGTGAACCCAAGGATAAGTGAAATTGTCAAATACAGATGAGCTCCTTCACACGTACTAGGAGATGGCTTTCTTGGGTATCCTGTCTCTTCTTTGGCCATTCATCCCCAGTCCATCCTAGGATGCAGCTTCTTCCTTTGTGTCTTTCCTCTACATTCTCATGATATCCCTAAAAGACAGCTAATTCTTCATGGTAAACCCTTTCATGTAATTTGTCTGTTTGCCTACCACATTAGAACTTGAGATGCTTAAGGAGAAGGATCAAGTTATGCTGGCTTTTCCCCCTCCAGCATCCAGAATGATTCCTGAAACTTAGCatagaagaaaactaaaaataaatctaatgaCAAGTTTTAAAACTTAGGAAATTactgaaaaatgaatttagaaataatataGATATAACAAATCCAATTCTTTTCTGCGGTGTTAAAAACTTCAGATATGTTCTTGAATTCACTCCCTCCTACACTTGAGAGTGTATTCTTACCCTTTTCTCATAGAAGATTACTGGGACGCAGAGAACTGCAGAATCATGTCCATGGTCCCAGGGCAGGTACGTGTAACAAAATGAGcaagattaaaacaacaacaacaacaagaacaacaacaaaaaatgagcaAGGATATAGGCAATCTCCAAGCGTCTATGGacgttgtaaaaaaaaaaaaaaaaatcttaggcgAAGGTGCTACCTTGCCAAGACGTTAGTTACCCCAGTAAAGTTCTTTTAGGATCCAGGAAGGGTCTTTTGGCCTCATTTTCAACAAGTGGTCAACCGGGGTAGTGCAGATAAAGGGGCAGCCCCAAAAGTTCTTAGAACCCGAGCACTCCCTTGTATTACATTCCCACACTCCACCCAGCACAGCAGGGTGACAAGTTAGCCAGATTTACACATATGGCTGAGGATGCCACAGACAGGATAAGGAAAAGGACGGCCGCCCAACCGCAAAACGGAGTGGCCCAGAGATCCCTGCTCCGGGTTCTCCCCGCCATCCACCTCCACCCTCACCCTTACTACCCCTCACCAGCTCAGCCGCGGGTCCTGGCGCCGGGCGcgccccacctccaccctgcGTATTAGTCCAAGCCAGGGTCAGGAGCCTGGTGGCGGCAAACAACACTGCAGAAAGCAAGCCAGGAGTCCAGTGAAGCTGGCTACAAAGAACACTGTCTTGTACATGGCTCTAGCGTCCTCGCAGTCCCTCAATGAGATGGACCTGGGCGCGCAGCCGGAGCGCTGGGAGACGTTCAGGAAGCGGCGGGGCCTCAGCTGCGAGGGCGCCGCCAAGTTCCTGCTGGACACCTTCGAGTACCCAGGCCTGGTGTATCACACCGGAGGCTGCCACTGCGGCGCGGTCCGCTTCGCCGTCTGGGCCCCCGCAGACCTGCGCGTGGTGGATTGCAGCTGCAGGCTGTGCAGGAAGAAGCAGCACCGACACTTCCTCGTCCCGGCCTCGCGCTTCACTCTCCTGCTGGGCGCCGAGAGCATCGTCACCTATCGATCCCACGCGCACCCGGCGCTGCACAGCTTCTGCAGCAGGTGCGGGGTGCAGAGTTTCCACGCCTCTGTCTCTGACCCCGGCGTGTATGGCGTCGCCCCGCACTGG
This region includes:
- the LOC131820940 gene encoding centromere protein V-like protein 3 yields the protein MALASSQSLNEMDLGAQPERWETFRKRRGLSCEGAAKFLLDTFEYPGLVYHTGGCHCGAVRFAVWAPADLRVVDCSCRLCRKKQHRHFLVPASRFTLLLGAESIVTYRSHAHPALHSFCSRCGVQSFHASVSDPGVYGVAPHWLDKGTFS